aaatggtttgtcgagatcggtggggaagaacttgactggcctgcacagagccctgacctcaaaccaatcgaacacctttgggataaattggaacacagactgcgagccaggcctaatcgcccaacatcagtgcgcgacctcactaatgctcttgtggctgaatggaagcaagtccccgcagcaatgttccaacatctagtggaacgccttcccagaagagtggaggctgttatagcagcaaagggcggACCAACTCcaaattaatgcccatgattttggaatgagatattcgacgagcatgtgtccacatacttttgataatgtagagtatttcaattaaattaaatagactttattgacatggcaagttcaattacttacattgtcaaagtatacatataacaacaatggtgggaccaacagcaataataatagtagtagtggaaatgggattaccattaaatgggattaccattattTCCCgtgagctcagttggtagagcatggcgcttgcaacgccagggttgtgggttcaattcccacgaggggccagtatgaaaaatgtatgcactcactaactgtaagtcgctctggataagagcgtctgctaaatgacgtaaatgtaaattccTATTAGGATAAAAAAAACTCTAAACCCGATGACACTACAGCCTGATGTTATTGTCTCCATAGAATGTCAAGTGTGGTGTTAACCTATCATCTCTAATGTTCATTTTGAACAACCTACCTTTTCCCAAAACTCACCTTGCTTGCACAGCTGCCTACAATAACTCCTAACGTTGTCGTCCCTGATATGAACGGCAGGTGGCGCTATTTTGTCGCAAAATATAATGTCTTAACTAGTTACCACAACCACAAAGTCATATAGCCCGCCTAATTCCTCGttttaaaatttgattttaaaccCAACCCTAAACCCATTGCTAACATTATGCCCAACCCTAACCAAGaccaaaagcacatttttgttttcatgaattttaacAATGCAGCCAATTTGGACTTTTtcgctgtggtaactagtggaaaccaaaATATACGTTTCTAAAGGTCTATGTCGCTCCCTCTGAATTAGGTGGTACACAGCTGCGCCCTTGCCTTGGCGGCGGTTGACGAATAAAATAGCCTAAAGCCTTTGAGTGACGTTGAAGTAAACCAATCATATTTTGATCTGGCGTTTGTCCCAAACATCCACTAATCCGCGATTAGAGTGGGCGGGGGCTACTTTAGTATCAACTTCCTACTTGTCTTGGAGCTGCGTGCTTGTGTTAGCTAGCAACAGTCATGAGAAAAAACTATTATAATGTGTTGATATTATAACATCATATATCGTGTATTACTTCACTTTATATTAAGTAGTTTATCAAACGTTCGTCACGATGGGTTTGCTGACGATACTGAAGAAAATGAAgcacaaggagagagagatgcgACTACTTATGTTGTATCCTTTCTGCTGATAATGAAAGAAGAGTTGTGATGAGTTAGTCAGCGACGATGTTTACCTAGCTATAGCTACATAACGTAGATATGCGGATGAAAGTGGTTTATCTACCTATGTAATCGGACTAGTTTTGTCGCCTGACTTTTGGGTCTGATACATTTGTGTTTTCTAAGTGGCCAGTTAGCTATGGTCATCTAGCTTCGCCTGTCGGCAAGTAGGCCTAGCTAGCTACTGCGACTATCCGCCCGTCACACCCATAGCTAGGCTACATATCTTGCGATGTTTATAAGCTACGTTTGTTAACCCACTGGTTAAACGATTACTCAGCTATATGGCTATCCCTGCCTAATACAAGTGGTGCAaatgatgatgatgtgtgtgtgtgtcaccctcTAATCTGTACGGAGGTCCCCCTGGCCAGTTCCAGTCCTTAACCATGTACTACAGGGGTCTAGACAACGCTGGTAAGACCACTATTCTGAAGAAGTTCAATGGCGAGGACGTGAGCACCATCTCTCCTACACTGGGATTCAATATCAAAACCTTGGAGCATAAAGGGTGAGTCAAAACACGCTACCGTTATCATCATCAGGAGGGTCATCTTGCACCCCTTATCTTAGGCAGATGGGAGACTTCACACACTTTTATTTAACCATTCattcactcctctcttctcctcgtgctccactctccctctcctcctatcctcagGTTCAAGTTGAACATCTGGGATGTGGGCGGTCAGAAATCCCTTCGTTCTTACTGGAGGAACTACTTTGAGAGCACCGATGGGCTGGTGTGGGTGGTAGACAGCGCAGACAGACTGAGGCTGGAGGATTGCAGACAGGAACtcagctctctgctgctggaggagGTACCTAGAGGGTtacacacacttaaacacacaaactctcacacacacacaaaaggtgGAGCGCatacccccaacacacacacacacacacacatatgaatgAATgactaacttctctctctctccattcctttatctaccccccctctctctccatccctttatctaccccccctctctctcccttgctttatctaccccctctctctctcttgctttatctacccccccctctctctcccttgctttatctacccccctctctctcttgctttatctaccccctctctctcccttgctttatctaccctctctctctcttgctttatctacccccctctctctctcccttcctttatCTACCCCCCTTCCCTTTCTCTAGAGGTTATCAGGAGCTACTCTCCTGGTGTTCGCCAACAAACAGGACCTTCCTGGATCCCTGAGTAAAGAGACCATACGAGAGGTGAGAACACagttcccccacacacacacacacacacacacacacacacacacacacacacactgactcccTCACAATTTCTGTGTTTTTATCATCAGTTGGTTGGAAATACTTCAtctcttactgtgtgtgtgtgtgtgtgtgtaggccctGGGCCTGGATGACATTAAGACCCATCACTGGTGTATCATCGGCTGCAGTGCTGTGACAGGAGAGAACCTACTGACAGGAGTAGACTGGCTACTGGATGACATCGCTGCACGCGTCTTCACTGCAGATTAGCACCCCGGGTTTGCATTAATAAAACGCATCTGAAGAAGCTTCAGTGTTTCTCAACCTCCGGTCTGTGGGATGTTGTTTGCTATATAATGCTAGTTTTAGGGGatagtttcccagacacagatgcTTTTCAGTCCAGGACTAGGGTTAATTGGTTTCCAGGAAACCACCCCTGAATGTGCAATCGCACAAAACCTAGCTTTCCTGTCCCTAATTAGAAAAAGGTTGAGAAACActagtaggccagtctgggtaccagtttgtgccatcatgccactGCACTGCTTGTCATGCCAAACAACAAGGAGTGGGATGACATCACAAACAGAGGGATGACATCACAAACAGAGGGATACTACAAAGCAGGAGAACATTTTTAGAAAGATACCGGTAAGCTTGAAATGGGCGTGGTCTAATTGACTCAACCAAAACGCACATCTAAACTCAGCGTTTTGAATCAACTCAAATCATGTTATTTTGGGTTGTTTATCAAAATTAGCTaactaactcattgatcctgctttgtagtacacCTCTCAGATCTGTTAGGATGCTACTAGACAGTACCATCATACTGAGTTAGAACTGTTTACAGTGGTTGGTTGGTTGTCTGCCAACCAGTGCCTCACTTCAATGTATCTGTTATTCAATTCACTCACCCCACCATGGTTAGTGTTGGTGTGTAACTATTTATTAAATTCACACCCCACCATGGTTAGTGTGTAACTGTTTGACTTCATGTCTTGAAAAGGTTTTAATTTCATCACTGCAGAATAGTACCATAAAATACAGTTTTCCAGGGAGTTCTAGAAACCAGTTAAAGAAACTCCATCCAACAACTATTTTGGTATTTGCTTAATTAGTCCAATGTTGGAATTGTCGTGTAAATTCACCACTAAGGACTCAAACTCAAAGTAAATGAAGTAATCTTTAATGCGTGGAGAGGTTCACAAACTCAATACAAACTCCAAAGAGGTTCCCTTTCAGTCCTTCTATACTGCTCACGCAAACAAGTTATAAGCATGGTTGGTTCCTGTATATGACTGATTGATACCACACAAGGCTTCCTACCTTGAAAGCGGAGCTATTGTATCACTCCTAGTTCCCAGAGCAATGTTCTGGGTGTGCTGCCACATTGCTTATGAGGGTATGGGGTTTACTCCTTTGTGCAGTCAGTCACTCGCATGAACCTTGTAAGCAATCAAGTTCTCAAGACATgtcactttcaaaatacagaaatcacccCCATATGATGCATTTTGCCAATACCAAAATATAGGTTTTAGGTGGCCCTTTCCTTTAAGGAAAGCATGCAGCAGCAGTCAGGTGAAAGGTTATTTGGCATGTCCAAAGTCAGACTGAGACCTTTTTAATGCCACAGAAAATCCCATCCATCTGAGTGATGAAAGGCATTTTATACCAAGCatacttttttaaaaatatatattgtccCATACACTAATAATCTTAATTCCTGATCAAGCTTCACCGAACCACTATGGCCCAGATTATAGGACTGTGGCGTTTTGCTGCACTAGCCCAATTCACCAcaagagacatacaggtattctatcctactaTTGCATACAGAACTGAAGTGCAATTAGAAGAGGATAGATGTAGAAAGTGCGCGCTGATGAGGTTTGTAacggaagaggaagcgagactacgtttacgtcatttagcagacgcttgtttgaatgttaaataacgaggcagaggcattgatgcgagtaaccagtcctgttcagtatattgcaatacatccgggtatctcaagtacaccggtaaaacactggagttgcagtaatgaacatttaccaacagatggcatcaatgtgccatcttccacccataacaTCTTCCCTTTTATAAAATAGGACAGGAGCTGTCAATTCACTAACAAAACAAACCTAGTA
This portion of the Coregonus clupeaformis isolate EN_2021a unplaced genomic scaffold, ASM2061545v1 scaf2495, whole genome shotgun sequence genome encodes:
- the LOC123488768 gene encoding ADP-ribosylation factor-like protein 2, whose translation is MGLLTILKKMKHKEREMRLLMLGLDNAGKTTILKKFNGEDVSTISPTLGFNIKTLEHKGFKLNIWDVGGQKSLRSYWRNYFESTDGLVWVVDSADRLRLEDCRQELSSLLLEERLSGATLLVFANKQDLPGSLSKETIREALGLDDIKTHHWCIIGCSAVTGENLLTGVDWLLDDIAARVFTAD